The following are encoded together in the Vibrio splendidus genome:
- the tgt gene encoding tRNA guanosine(34) transglycosylase Tgt — MKLKYELKKTNSGARRGQLQFERGTVETPAFMPVGTYGTVKGMTPEEVKDTGAEILLGNTFHLWLRPGQEIMKLHGDLHDFMNWKGPILTDSGGFQVFSLGATRKITEEGVHFRNPVNGDKIFMDAEKSMEIQKDLGSDIVMIFDECTPYPATHKEAKDSMEMSLRWAQRSRNHFDKQENPNSLFGIVQGGVYEDLRDVSVKGLTEIGFDGYAVGGLAVGEPKEDMHRILEHTCPQLPEDKPRYLMGVGKPEDLVEGVRRGIDMFDCVMPTRNARNGHLFVTEGVIKIRNAKHKTDTTPLDSDCDCYTCKNYSKSYLHHLDRCNEILGARLNTIHNLRFYQRIMSDIRQSIDEDRFEEFVAEFYARMGREVPPLGKES; from the coding sequence GTGAAATTAAAATACGAACTTAAAAAAACAAACAGCGGCGCACGTCGTGGTCAACTTCAGTTTGAACGTGGTACCGTTGAAACACCAGCATTCATGCCTGTAGGTACTTACGGTACGGTTAAAGGCATGACACCTGAAGAAGTGAAAGACACAGGTGCTGAAATCTTGCTAGGTAATACGTTCCACTTATGGTTACGCCCTGGTCAAGAAATCATGAAACTGCACGGTGACTTGCACGATTTCATGAACTGGAAAGGACCTATCCTGACTGATTCAGGCGGTTTCCAAGTATTCAGCTTAGGTGCGACGCGTAAAATCACTGAAGAGGGTGTTCACTTCCGTAACCCTGTAAACGGTGACAAGATCTTCATGGACGCTGAAAAGTCGATGGAAATCCAAAAAGATCTAGGCTCAGACATCGTAATGATCTTTGACGAATGTACGCCTTATCCTGCAACGCATAAAGAAGCTAAAGACTCGATGGAGATGTCTCTTCGTTGGGCTCAGCGTTCACGCAATCACTTTGACAAGCAAGAAAACCCGAACTCACTATTCGGTATCGTTCAAGGTGGCGTATACGAAGACCTTCGTGACGTATCCGTTAAAGGCTTAACAGAAATTGGTTTTGACGGTTACGCTGTTGGCGGCCTAGCAGTAGGCGAACCAAAAGAAGACATGCACCGTATTCTTGAGCACACATGTCCTCAACTGCCGGAAGATAAGCCACGTTACCTAATGGGCGTAGGCAAACCTGAAGACTTGGTTGAAGGTGTTCGTCGCGGTATCGACATGTTTGACTGTGTAATGCCAACGCGAAATGCACGTAATGGCCACCTGTTTGTCACTGAAGGTGTGATCAAGATCCGTAATGCGAAGCATAAAACGGATACAACACCACTAGATTCAGATTGTGACTGTTACACTTGTAAGAACTACAGCAAGTCGTACTTGCATCATTTGGATCGTTGTAACGAAATCCTAGGTGCTCGACTGAACACGATTCATAACCTGCGTTTCTACCAACGAATTATGTCAGACATTCGTCAATCTATTGATGAAGACCGTTTTGAAGAGTTCGTTGCTGAGTTCTACGCAAGAATGGGGCGTGAAGTGCCACCGTTAGGTAAAGAATCTTAG
- the yajC gene encoding preprotein translocase subunit YajC — protein sequence MFISQAHAAVEGAPAGGGFEMLIMLGMFAVIFYFMIYRPQAKRVKEHKSLMSSMGKGDEVLTSGGLIGKITKIAEDSDYVAIELNANNEVVIKKDFVTAVLPKGTLKSL from the coding sequence ATGTTTATTTCTCAAGCTCACGCAGCAGTAGAAGGTGCACCAGCAGGCGGCGGTTTCGAAATGCTTATCATGCTAGGTATGTTCGCTGTGATCTTCTACTTCATGATCTACCGTCCACAAGCTAAGCGCGTAAAAGAGCATAAGAGCCTTATGTCTTCTATGGGCAAAGGCGATGAAGTTCTAACAAGCGGCGGTCTAATCGGTAAGATTACTAAGATTGCAGAAGACAGCGACTACGTTGCTATCGAACTGAACGCAAACAACGAAGTTGTTATCAAGAAAGACTTCGTTACAGCAGTGCTACCAAAAGGTACTCTGAAATCACTATAA
- the secD gene encoding protein translocase subunit SecD, producing MLNRYPLWKYLMVVFAIAIAALYALPNIYGEDPAVQVTGARGASVDLSTLDAVTNALEAENLSTKSVALENGSILVRFNDTDTQISARDIITEALGDDVIVALNLAASTPDWLESIGAAPMKLGLDLRGGVHFLMEVDMDAAMQKLVGQQEEAFRSELREEKIRYRAIRPSGKDAVEVILRNEEQLAEAKSLLQSKHQDMTFVDSESNGRFSLVARFTDARLQEIRNYAVEQNITILRNRVNELGVAEPLVQRQGASRIVVELPGVQDTARAKEILGATATLEFREVDSSADLAAAASGRAPAGSEIKQDRDGRPVVLKKRVILGGSSITDASSSVDEYGRPQVNISLDSEGGSKMSTFSRQNIGKLMATVFAEYKDSGRKTPEGRVILSKHEEVINQATIQSALGRNFRITGIDSTAEAHNLALLLRAGALIAPISIVEERTIGPSMGQQNIDMGIMAMVWGMAAVMLFTLLYYRTFGLIANVALMANLVLIIGVMSMIPGATMTLPGIAGIVLTVGMAVDANVLIFERIREELRDGRSPQQAIHQGYANAFSTIADANITTLLTAIILFAVGTGAIKGFAVTLSIGILTSMFTAIVGTRCIVNLMYGGKRVKKLSI from the coding sequence GTGCTAAACCGTTATCCGTTATGGAAGTATTTGATGGTGGTGTTTGCCATCGCTATCGCCGCGTTGTACGCACTTCCGAATATATACGGTGAAGATCCGGCAGTTCAAGTTACAGGGGCGCGTGGCGCCTCTGTAGATCTGTCTACGCTGGATGCTGTCACCAATGCTCTGGAAGCAGAGAACCTTTCTACTAAATCCGTTGCTCTAGAAAACGGTTCCATTCTTGTTCGCTTTAACGATACAGATACGCAAATTAGTGCCCGTGATATCATCACAGAAGCACTAGGTGATGATGTTATCGTTGCTTTAAACCTTGCGGCTTCAACTCCTGATTGGCTTGAATCTATTGGTGCTGCACCAATGAAACTGGGTCTTGATCTACGTGGTGGTGTTCACTTCTTAATGGAAGTGGATATGGATGCTGCGATGCAAAAGCTAGTTGGCCAACAAGAAGAAGCCTTCCGTAGTGAACTTCGTGAAGAAAAAATTCGTTACCGTGCTATTCGCCCATCGGGTAAAGATGCAGTTGAAGTGATTCTACGTAACGAAGAGCAGCTTGCTGAAGCGAAATCGCTACTGCAATCTAAGCACCAAGATATGACGTTCGTAGATTCAGAATCTAATGGTCGTTTCTCTTTGGTTGCTCGTTTTACAGACGCTCGTCTTCAAGAAATCCGTAACTACGCAGTAGAGCAAAACATTACCATTCTACGTAACCGTGTTAACGAACTTGGTGTTGCTGAGCCTTTGGTTCAACGTCAAGGTGCTAGCCGTATCGTAGTGGAATTGCCTGGTGTTCAAGACACGGCGCGCGCTAAAGAAATTCTTGGTGCAACGGCGACACTTGAGTTCCGTGAAGTTGATAGTAGTGCTGACTTAGCCGCTGCCGCTTCTGGTCGTGCCCCTGCGGGTAGCGAAATCAAGCAAGACCGTGATGGTCGCCCTGTGGTACTTAAGAAGCGCGTTATTCTAGGCGGTTCAAGTATTACTGATGCAAGCTCAAGTGTTGATGAATATGGTCGCCCACAAGTTAACATCTCGCTAGATAGCGAAGGTGGTAGCAAGATGTCTACATTCTCTCGTCAGAATATCGGTAAGCTTATGGCTACGGTATTTGCAGAGTACAAAGACAGCGGTCGTAAAACACCAGAAGGTCGAGTGATCTTAAGTAAGCACGAAGAAGTGATCAACCAAGCGACGATTCAATCTGCGCTAGGTCGTAACTTCCGTATTACGGGTATCGACTCAACGGCTGAAGCTCATAACTTGGCACTTTTACTACGTGCTGGTGCATTGATTGCACCTATCTCGATTGTAGAAGAACGTACGATTGGTCCATCTATGGGTCAACAAAACATCGATATGGGTATCATGGCGATGGTTTGGGGTATGGCTGCAGTAATGTTGTTTACTCTGCTTTACTACCGTACTTTCGGTTTGATTGCGAACGTTGCTCTGATGGCTAACTTGGTGTTGATTATCGGTGTGATGTCGATGATCCCGGGGGCTACTATGACTCTGCCAGGTATTGCCGGTATCGTATTGACGGTTGGTATGGCGGTCGATGCCAACGTACTTATCTTTGAGCGTATACGTGAAGAACTTCGAGATGGACGCAGTCCACAACAAGCGATTCACCAAGGTTATGCGAACGCATTTAGCACCATCGCCGATGCCAATATCACCACACTACTAACAGCAATCATTCTATTTGCTGTAGGTACAGGTGCAATTAAAGGCTTCGCGGTAACGCTGTCTATCGGTATCTTAACTTCAATGTTTACAGCTATTGTCGGAACACGTTGTATCGTGAACCTGATGTATGGCGGCAAACGCGTTAAGAAACTGTCGATCTAA
- the secF gene encoding protein translocase subunit SecF, translating to MFQILKAEKMIDFMRWSKVAFLFSILMIGTAIFTLTTKSLNWGLDFTGGTLIEVGFEQPANLPDIRSALEAEGFGDATVQNFGSAREVMVRLRPRDGVAGETLGNQILSAIKDGTGEQVEMRRIEFVGPNVGDELTEAGGLAILVSLICILIYVSVRFEWRLAAGAVLALAHDVIITLGVFSLMQIEVDLTIVAALLTVVGYSLNDTIVVFDRIRENFRKMRKGEAPEVLNSSITQTLSRTLITSGTTLFVVIALFAQGGAMIHGFATALLLGITVGTYSSIYVASALAMKLGITREHLMPPQVDKEGEEFDEMP from the coding sequence ATGTTTCAGATTCTAAAAGCAGAAAAAATGATCGACTTTATGCGTTGGTCAAAGGTTGCCTTTTTATTCTCAATCTTGATGATTGGTACTGCCATCTTTACCTTAACAACGAAATCGTTGAATTGGGGTCTAGATTTTACCGGTGGTACGCTGATTGAAGTGGGTTTTGAGCAACCAGCAAACCTACCTGATATCCGTAGTGCACTAGAAGCGGAAGGTTTCGGTGATGCAACGGTACAGAACTTTGGTTCTGCTCGTGAGGTAATGGTTCGTTTACGTCCACGTGACGGTGTTGCTGGCGAAACGCTTGGTAACCAGATCCTGTCTGCAATTAAAGATGGTACTGGTGAGCAAGTTGAGATGCGTCGTATCGAGTTCGTTGGCCCTAATGTGGGTGACGAGCTAACAGAAGCGGGTGGCCTTGCTATCCTTGTTTCTCTGATCTGTATCTTGATCTATGTGTCAGTGCGATTCGAATGGCGTTTGGCAGCAGGTGCGGTATTAGCACTGGCGCACGACGTTATCATCACACTGGGTGTGTTCTCTCTAATGCAAATTGAGGTGGATCTTACCATCGTAGCAGCCTTGCTAACGGTAGTCGGTTACTCCCTCAACGATACCATAGTAGTATTTGACCGTATTCGTGAGAACTTCCGTAAGATGCGTAAGGGTGAAGCGCCTGAAGTATTGAACAGCTCAATCACACAAACATTGAGCCGTACATTGATTACTTCTGGTACAACGTTATTCGTAGTTATCGCGTTGTTCGCTCAGGGCGGTGCTATGATTCACGGCTTCGCGACTGCACTTCTATTGGGTATTACCGTTGGTACTTATTCTTCTATCTACGTTGCATCTGCACTCGCTATGAAGTTGGGTATTACGCGTGAACACCTAATGCCACCACAAGTGGATAAAGAAGGTGAAGAGTTTGACGAGATGCCTTAG
- the suhB gene encoding inositol-1-monophosphatase, whose product MHPMLNIAIRAARKAGNHIAKSLETTDKIESSLKGNNDYVTNIAQEAEYMIIETIKSSYPEHSIISEESGLTEGKDSDVQWIVDPLDGTNNFVKGFPHFSVSIAVRMNGRTEVACVYDPMLNELFTAQRGSGAQLNNARMRVTQLKDLQGTVLATGFPFKQKQHSESFMKIISGLFVDCADFRRTGSPALDLCYLAAGRVDGYLELGLKPWDLAAGDLIAREAGAIMTDFAGGTDYMTSGNVVASSARGVKSILKHVRENSNEGMLK is encoded by the coding sequence ATGCATCCAATGCTAAACATTGCGATACGCGCTGCGCGTAAAGCTGGCAACCATATTGCTAAATCTCTAGAAACAACTGATAAGATCGAATCGTCTCTAAAAGGTAACAACGATTACGTTACTAACATTGCTCAAGAAGCTGAGTACATGATTATTGAGACAATCAAATCATCTTACCCAGAGCACAGCATTATTTCTGAAGAGTCAGGCCTGACTGAAGGTAAAGATTCTGACGTACAATGGATCGTTGACCCACTAGATGGCACCAACAACTTTGTAAAAGGTTTCCCTCACTTCTCTGTATCTATTGCTGTTCGTATGAACGGTCGTACAGAAGTTGCTTGTGTTTATGACCCAATGCTAAACGAGCTATTCACAGCTCAACGTGGCTCTGGCGCTCAACTTAACAACGCTCGTATGCGTGTTACTCAACTTAAAGACCTTCAAGGTACTGTTCTAGCGACTGGTTTCCCATTCAAGCAAAAACAACACTCTGAATCTTTCATGAAGATCATCTCTGGTCTATTCGTTGATTGTGCGGACTTCCGTCGTACTGGCTCTCCTGCACTTGATCTATGTTACCTAGCGGCTGGCCGTGTTGACGGTTACCTAGAACTAGGCCTTAAGCCATGGGATCTAGCAGCTGGCGATCTAATCGCTCGTGAAGCTGGCGCTATCATGACTGACTTTGCTGGCGGTACTGATTACATGACGTCTGGTAATGTTGTTGCTTCAAGCGCACGTGGTGTTAAGTCTATTCTTAAGCACGTTCGTGAGAACTCTAACGAAGGTATGCTGAAGTAA
- the trmJ gene encoding tRNA (cytosine(32)/uridine(32)-2'-O)-methyltransferase TrmJ, which produces MLDNVKVVLVGTSHSGNIGSAARAMKVMGLSQLVLVDPQCEVDEQTLALAAGAGDIAENATIVPTLDEAVKDCGLVVGSSARSRTLEWPMLEPRECGQKFAVEGQKHPVALVFGRERTGLTNDELQKCHFHVCIPANPEYSSLNLAMAVQTLSYEVRVAHLDMVASQYQPQQQDEYPRHEELEMFYEHLEKVIIDTQFISKDKPGQVMNKLRRLFSRARPELQEINTLRGILTSIEKSKNDK; this is translated from the coding sequence ATGTTAGACAATGTAAAAGTCGTTCTGGTTGGTACGTCTCATTCGGGAAATATCGGATCAGCAGCTCGCGCAATGAAAGTGATGGGTTTGAGTCAATTAGTTCTTGTAGACCCTCAATGTGAAGTTGACGAGCAGACCTTAGCACTGGCTGCGGGTGCTGGTGACATCGCAGAAAACGCGACCATTGTGCCTACATTGGATGAAGCAGTAAAAGACTGTGGTTTGGTGGTTGGTTCAAGTGCACGTTCACGCACGCTTGAATGGCCAATGCTAGAGCCTCGTGAGTGCGGACAAAAGTTTGCCGTTGAAGGTCAAAAGCACCCTGTAGCATTAGTCTTCGGTCGTGAGCGCACTGGCTTGACTAACGATGAGCTTCAGAAGTGCCACTTCCATGTATGTATCCCAGCCAACCCTGAATACAGTTCACTGAACCTAGCAATGGCGGTACAAACGCTAAGCTATGAAGTTCGCGTGGCACACCTTGATATGGTTGCGAGCCAATATCAACCACAGCAACAAGATGAGTACCCACGTCACGAAGAACTAGAAATGTTCTATGAACACCTTGAAAAAGTGATCATTGATACCCAATTTATCTCTAAGGATAAACCGGGTCAGGTGATGAACAAGCTACGTCGTCTGTTCAGCCGAGCTCGTCCTGAACTGCAAGAGATCAATACTCTACGTGGTATTTTGACTTCAATTGAGAAGAGCAAAAACGACAAATAA
- the iscR gene encoding Fe-S cluster assembly transcriptional regulator IscR, with amino-acid sequence MKLTSKGRYAVTAMLDVALHSQKSPVPLADISERQGISLSYLEQLFSKLRKAGLVASVRGPGGGYRLGAEASDIAVGTVIAAVDESVDATKCHGRADCQGGSRCLTHTLWRDLSSRISSFLNDITLGELMKDNEVLQISDRQDIDLAVNNGFAHKNTSTTTISAAPHGVNARS; translated from the coding sequence ATGAAACTTACATCTAAAGGAAGATATGCGGTAACAGCTATGCTAGATGTAGCACTGCATTCGCAAAAGAGCCCAGTTCCTCTGGCTGACATTTCAGAGCGACAAGGCATCTCGTTATCTTACTTAGAACAACTATTTTCTAAGTTACGTAAAGCTGGCTTAGTTGCTAGTGTTCGTGGTCCTGGCGGTGGTTACCGTTTAGGTGCTGAAGCGAGCGACATCGCTGTCGGAACTGTAATTGCTGCAGTAGACGAATCAGTGGACGCAACTAAGTGTCACGGTCGAGCAGACTGCCAAGGTGGTAGTCGTTGTTTAACTCACACTTTATGGCGTGATTTAAGCTCCCGAATCAGCAGCTTCTTAAACGACATTACGCTCGGTGAGCTAATGAAAGATAACGAAGTTTTACAGATTTCTGATCGTCAAGATATCGATCTTGCGGTTAATAATGGTTTTGCACATAAAAATACGAGCACTACAACGATTAGTGCAGCACCTCACGGTGTTAATGCCCGCTCTTAG
- a CDS encoding IscS subfamily cysteine desulfurase, whose translation MKLPIYFDYSATCPVDPRVAEKMVQCMTMDGNFGNPASRSHRYGWQAEESVDNAREQIADLLNADPREIVFTSGATESDNLAIKGAAHFYEKKGKHVITCKTEHKAVLDPCRQLEREGFEVTYLEPEVNGIIDLDKLQSAMREDTVLVSIMHVNNEIGVIQDIGAIGELCRSRKIIFHVDAAQSAGKIPLDVKEMKVDLISMSAHKAYGPKGIGALYVRRKPRIRLEAQMHGGGHERGFRSGTLATHQIVGMGEAFAIAKQDMQKDYDHALALRERLLKGVQDLEAVTVNGDLDQRVPHNLNVSFAFVEGESLLMSLKDLAVSSGSACTSASLEPSYVLRALGLNDELAHSSVRFSFGRFTTEEEIDYAIAQIRVAVNKLRDMSPLWDMYKEGIDLNTVEWAHH comes from the coding sequence ATGAAACTGCCTATTTACTTTGACTATTCAGCTACATGCCCAGTCGATCCACGTGTTGCTGAAAAAATGGTTCAGTGCATGACGATGGACGGTAACTTCGGTAACCCTGCATCTCGTTCACACCGTTACGGCTGGCAGGCAGAAGAATCAGTAGATAATGCTCGTGAGCAAATTGCCGATCTACTAAATGCAGACCCACGTGAAATTGTTTTCACATCAGGTGCTACAGAGTCAGACAACCTTGCTATCAAAGGTGCAGCGCACTTTTACGAGAAGAAAGGTAAGCACGTAATCACGTGTAAAACAGAACATAAAGCGGTTCTTGATCCATGTCGCCAACTAGAGCGTGAAGGTTTTGAGGTAACTTACCTTGAGCCAGAAGTAAACGGCATCATTGATCTAGACAAGCTACAGTCTGCAATGCGTGAAGATACTGTTTTAGTTTCTATCATGCACGTTAACAACGAGATTGGTGTAATCCAAGATATCGGTGCAATCGGCGAGTTATGTCGTTCACGCAAGATCATCTTCCACGTTGATGCGGCGCAGTCTGCGGGTAAAATCCCACTAGACGTAAAAGAGATGAAAGTTGACCTTATCTCTATGTCTGCACACAAAGCATACGGCCCTAAAGGCATCGGCGCTTTGTACGTTCGTCGTAAGCCACGTATTCGTCTTGAAGCGCAAATGCACGGTGGCGGTCATGAACGTGGTTTCCGTTCTGGTACGCTTGCTACTCACCAAATCGTGGGTATGGGCGAAGCGTTTGCTATCGCTAAACAAGACATGCAGAAAGATTACGATCACGCACTAGCACTTCGTGAGCGCCTATTGAAAGGTGTTCAAGATCTAGAAGCAGTAACCGTAAACGGCGACTTAGACCAACGTGTACCACACAACCTGAACGTGAGCTTTGCTTTCGTTGAAGGTGAATCTCTGCTTATGTCTCTAAAAGACCTAGCAGTATCATCAGGTTCTGCATGTACATCAGCAAGCCTAGAGCCTTCATACGTTTTACGTGCTCTTGGTCTGAACGATGAACTGGCACACAGCTCAGTACGTTTCTCATTCGGCCGTTTTACAACGGAAGAAGAAATCGACTACGCGATTGCACAAATTCGTGTAGCGGTAAATAAATTACGCGACATGTCTCCTCTATGGGATATGTATAAAGAAGGGATTGATTTGAACACTGTTGAGTGGGCTCATCACTAA
- the iscU gene encoding Fe-S cluster assembly scaffold IscU has product MAYSEKVIDHYENPRNVGSFDKEDPSVGSGMVGAPACGDVMKLQIKVSAEGIIEDAKFKTYGCGSAIASSSLVTEWVKGKSIDEAAAIKNSEIAEELELPPVKVHCSILAEDAIKAAVADYKKKH; this is encoded by the coding sequence ATGGCATATAGCGAAAAAGTAATTGATCACTACGAAAACCCACGTAACGTAGGTTCGTTTGATAAAGAAGACCCAAGTGTAGGTAGCGGCATGGTTGGCGCTCCAGCTTGTGGTGACGTAATGAAACTGCAAATCAAAGTATCTGCAGAAGGTATTATTGAAGACGCAAAATTCAAGACTTACGGTTGCGGTAGCGCAATCGCTTCTAGCTCACTAGTAACTGAGTGGGTTAAAGGTAAAAGTATTGATGAAGCAGCTGCAATCAAAAACTCTGAAATCGCAGAAGAGCTTGAGTTGCCACCAGTGAAAGTTCACTGTTCAATTCTTGCTGAAGATGCAATTAAAGCAGCTGTTGCGGATTACAAAAAGAAGCACTAA
- the iscA gene encoding iron-sulfur cluster assembly protein IscA: protein MAITMTDTAASRVQAFLDNRGKGLGLRLAVKTTGCSGMAYVLEFVDELNEEDEVFEHSGVKVIIDPKSLVYLDGTELDYVKEGLNEGFEFNNPNAKGECGCGESFNV, encoded by the coding sequence ATGGCCATCACCATGACAGATACGGCAGCAAGCCGAGTTCAAGCTTTCCTAGATAACCGTGGTAAAGGTCTCGGATTACGCTTAGCAGTAAAAACTACTGGCTGTTCGGGTATGGCGTATGTACTGGAATTCGTTGACGAGCTTAACGAAGAAGACGAAGTGTTTGAGCATTCAGGTGTTAAGGTCATCATTGATCCAAAGAGCCTAGTATACCTAGATGGTACTGAGCTTGATTATGTAAAAGAAGGCCTAAACGAAGGTTTTGAATTCAACAACCCGAACGCGAAAGGCGAATGTGGTTGTGGTGAGAGCTTCAATGTTTAA
- the hscB gene encoding co-chaperone HscB: MNHFELFGLPLQFQLDGSLLSSQFRDLQRQFHPDKFAIASERDRLLAVQKAAQINDAYQVLKNPISRAEYLLVQHGEDIRGEQQTMQDPMFLMEQMELREELEDIADSSDPEDALFAFEGKVSKMYKQQLSAIQQELESEAWLEAADRVRKLKFIAKLKNEIELVEDRLIG, translated from the coding sequence ATGAATCATTTCGAATTATTTGGGCTACCACTTCAGTTTCAACTGGATGGTAGCCTTCTTTCTTCTCAGTTTAGAGATCTGCAACGCCAATTCCATCCTGATAAATTTGCGATAGCTTCTGAGCGAGATCGCTTATTAGCCGTGCAAAAAGCGGCACAAATCAATGATGCGTACCAGGTATTGAAGAATCCAATTAGCCGAGCAGAATACCTGCTGGTTCAACACGGCGAAGACATTCGTGGCGAACAACAGACCATGCAAGATCCGATGTTCCTGATGGAGCAGATGGAATTGCGTGAAGAGCTAGAAGACATCGCAGACAGTTCTGATCCCGAAGATGCGCTATTTGCATTTGAAGGCAAGGTTAGCAAAATGTATAAACAACAATTAAGCGCTATCCAACAAGAACTCGAAAGCGAAGCTTGGCTTGAAGCTGCAGACCGAGTAAGAAAGCTTAAGTTTATTGCAAAATTAAAGAATGAAATCGAATTAGTTGAAGATCGTTTGATCGGCTAG